The following DNA comes from Sparus aurata chromosome 3, fSpaAur1.1, whole genome shotgun sequence.
CTATATGTTGTCAAATGTGCGCACAACACGATCATGTGTGTGATCCAAGATGGTTGAAAAGACATGTCTCATTACAAAAACTGATAATAAAGTTCACATGAGGATCGATGGATTGTCACGCCTCATGCCTGGCTATCAGCGTGTGAAGTCTTTCAAAAGAGGTGTGGGTTAAACTCCCTCTCTCACGCACATACATGTTACATACATTTGTTTCCTGGAGAGTTTGACCTTAACCCACTAATCAGTGGTTTTCCTAATTGGGGACACTAACTAGTCTGTAGTCTGAAATAGATGTTgaaaggagacacacacacggttaACTTTAAAGTTTACCTTAACCTTAACCTTAACCTTAACCTTAATGTGCGGGCACACACCTCACCATCAGGTCTGGCTGGTTTTGTTGCAAAAGCAGAGCCGCCTTATGAAATCACTGTCACATAACCTCTCGCTCTCATAACGTCCCCTCTGCGGCGCATCCatacgtgtgtatgtgtgttttgagtGCACTGCGCCTTTAAACCGCAGGCGTGGCTCTCCTACTACGACCCGCCTATTATGCATAATAGCCAACTCTCCTTCCCCCGGATCATATAGTGCAGTAGTCGGCAAAGAAAAGTGACCACAGCGAGAGCCTATCCAGCCCTGCGCGCGGCGGGACTGCGACCGAACGGACTCATTCACCCCCCGCGACTGTTTACAACCCGAGGAAACACACCGAGCCgaaccacagagagagaggacggaTCCAGAACTGAGCCGGAGTCACCGTGCGCcttttctctgctgcttcttctttttttttttttttggggacaCTTAAAAATTGCGCACGGCGGATCTATGAAGACGCAGGAGGGTTGTTCACTCTCGACACCAGGTAAAGACTCTCTCCGGTCACACATGGTGACTGACACACACGGGAGCGGAGGCAGGGGGGGTGGTACAGGTAACACCAAGTTATGTTTTCGCAGCTTTTCCAGCGCGTCTGCTGCTCAATTAACTGATGGAGGCgttttttccccccacctctttctctcccagtcgcagctgaattgtttgagCTTGATAAGGAGTTGAACCGAGGAGGAGTCACGTAAACCACTTTACATGCGACTCCCCGGTCTGACAAGGCTCATTGGCAGGCAGGACGGGTACCTGTCTATCCAATTAATCTATTTCAATCTAATTTGATTTCGTGCAGAGCAGTCAGCGGTAAATAGAAgccctccccttcctctcctctgtccgtCACTGTATACTACTAAAACAGTGTTATGTAATGAAACACTGTTGCGAAACTTGAACTTCTCCGCTGCAAACACGCAGcagtttaactttaactttctgAGACTTTTGTATTTCAACTCATAGTCGGAGTCTCAGTGCTGCTCATTAACCCTTTAATGGCTGTTTCCGTCTTAATTGGCACATCGCGTCCTGATACAGGCGCTTATTTATCCCGGTCGtatttccagttttttttttttaaacaaacaatataataaaaccGGCAGGATTCATCCCAGATAGCTGCATTGTGCAACACCGTGTCTCCGGACAGGGCTGTGATTATTTTGATGAGAATGAGGCTCAGTTCTCATCCAACTGTTGGCTCTGTGTCTCTCCGCAGACAGAGGGAACAGGGAGTGATTCACCCCCGCGCCTGCAGCCCCCATGCCGGGCATTAGCTCCACCGCGCCTCGTTATGAAAACTGGGACATGGACCATCTCGACCACTACCAACATTATTTCTACGACGACCACCACGACCCGGACGAGGATTTCTTCAAGTCCACTGCGCCCAGCGAGGACATATGGAAGAAATTCGAGCTGGTACCGACCCCGCCCATGTCGCCTATCCGGGCGGTGGAAGGGTCGGGCAGGGTCGGGCTGCTGTACCCGTCCCTCGGGGACAAGCTGGAGTGGGTGTCTCAGTTCTTAGGACAGGAGgacgaacaacaacaacaacagcagcagcagcagcaggacctgCCGTGTAAGCTCACCACGGCTAATGAGTCCTTCGGGAACCTGAGCTCCATCATCATCCAGGACTGCATGTGGAGCGGCTTCTCGGCCggacagcagctggagagagTTGTAGGGGAGCGCTGCACCTCCTGTCCCGGGACGGGGGCCGCTGCCAAAGTCGCAGCCGGCTCTGCCGGTCCGTCCCCGGGGCGAGCGCTCAGTGCGCCCGCCGACGCGTCGGTTCTCAGCGGGCTGGCGGCGGATTGTGTGGACCCGGCTGCGGTGCTCACTTTCCCGTTAACCGGTGGATGCAAGAAGCAAGTGTCGTCCGGTTCGGAGTCTCACACCGACTCATCAGGTCAGTAACACGTTTGTCTTCAGCATATCTGACAGAGACGACTTTCTGTAGTGGCTCCTGGTTGACTTCTGGCGTGACTGTGGTGAAGTGAGcctgtgtgtcatcagtgtgtaGTAAGTTCTCAAGTAGGCTAATATTCCTTTAATTTAATCACACAGATCTCTCTGACACATGTCATGCAGGCACTTTCTCAGACATGTTTGACCTTTTTATAAGTCACATTCCCTTCTTTCATATTGTTcatattgttgctttaatcGGCGGCTATCTGTCAGTGGCATGATTACTGCAGTGCGTTACCTTGGTGCATGCAACACATGCTTGAAGCCCAGAGAGCGACACGCCCAtccaaacatctgctgcttgGCCGGGCTCCAGCAGACcagctgctccctctgcctgtTCCTCCAGTCTGACTTATGATAACAATATCCTCGCTGCACTCGCTGCCTCACATTTGACACAAATTCAATGAGAGCACTCACTATTCTTATCGTTTTTATTGGAACTTTTATATAACAAGGAGGGGAGGAAAATCATCCCTCAgcaataatatataaataagaaaaatccCCCCCCTGGCTTGATTCCAGAGCCACTCTTTCCATTTTCGCCACATACGATCGAGGCTGGTATGTAGGGCGGCCATGTGATGCCGAGCTCGGACCATGCATAATGGTGTGTGGAATGTCACAAAGGGAACTTGTTGCTGCATTCCTCCACTCAACAGGCCCCAGCGCCAATTGTGTCAGTGGGTGGATTTGGTCCGAGCCAGCCCGGGCCGTGAATAGAGCGGGATTAGCCATTTAGGAGGTCAGCTAGGCCCACAGAATTCTTTTGAGTTGCGAAGTGGCGTTTCACACCGTTTCAGGGGATAATTTTGCGCTCAAAAGAGGACGAGAATGAACGATTACAGGACATAAATCTATTCTTAAGATCCAATAAAGAGCAATTATAGGGCTATTTGAGGGAATTTCTGTCGTATGAGATTTCATCTTTTATCTTATAAATGCTGTTGGTACCCTCTTTCTCCAAAGCTCTTTGTTCACCTCCGCTTTTATGTAGAGATCAGTGATTTCCGAGCAGTCACATACACGGAGGTGCAATAACTAATGTGCGTTTCAATTTACACGAGCAGTGAAAAATCTCCCAGGAGCCTCCGTCAGTTGGCAGGAATCAAGTCGACGACACCTCCCCTCTTGTTTAATGCCGCGCATCCACTCCAGTAAATAAGGCGGCAAACGGTTTTTTAAACGTGCGCAGCGTTGGATATCCGCTCGGCTCATTTTAGCACGTCGAGGAGTTGCACCTAACCCGTCTCTGCCTCTCATCCTCACTGGGATCTCATGAGGGAAGACGGCCAGTTTCCACTCAGGGAGCTGACCTAATGCAGTGAATCACCACTGAGTGAGGGAGAGAtagggaatgtgtgtgtgtgagtgtgtgagatcatgtagatttccttttttttttccgtttaaTTGGTTTATGAGGCAGGTGAGTGTGTCCGGTCAGGTGGCTCCTGGTGTGACTCATCTTCCCATCTTTAGGAGCCGCCTGTATCATCACCAggttttctgtgtttatcttACCGAGCTTCCCTCTTTCCCTTTTCAGACGATGACGACGACAAAGATGACGACGAAGAGGAGATCGACGTGGTGACGGTGGAGCACAAGCAGCAACGCAAACCTCGACGACTGGTCAACACCCGTAAGCCGGTGACCATAACGGTGCGGGCCGACCCCCTCGACCCCGGCATGAAGCGGTTCCACATTTccatccaccagcagcagcacaactaCGCCGCGCCCTCCCCGGACACACTCCCCCCACCGGTTGAGCCGCCTCGCAAGAGGGTCCGGCAGGAGGCCTTCACCCAGGCCGCCCAGCTGCACCAGAACTCTCATCACTACCAGCCTCGGCCCGGCCACGCCCCTCAGAACTTAGACAGCAGGAGGTCTTACTCGACCGTGGCTGGAGTCAGGTCGGAGTCCCCCAACCTCAGCGCTTCATCTCCTACCTCCTCCACGTCACCTtcgtctcctccctcctcctcctcctcctcttcctcctcctcttcctcgagCTCCCATCCCCAAAGCTCTCCCTCAAAGGCCAACTTCCTCTCCCATTTCTCCAGCCCCCAGTCCTCCGACTGCGAGGACACAGACAAACGCAAGGCGCACAACTTCCTCGAGCGCAAGCGGAGGAACGACCTGCGCTCGCGCTTCCTGTCGCTGCGGGACGAGATCCCGGGCTTGGCGGACTGCCCCAAGACGCCGAAGGTGGCAATCCTGACGCGAGCCACGGAgtacctgcagcagctgcacacCAACGAGAGGCAGAAGGCTCAGGAGAGGAAGCAGCTGAAAGCCCGGCAGCTGCAGTTGCTGCAGAGGCTGGCGCACCTCAAACGATCCTGAGCGGCGGGGTCGGCGgtcatcacacactcacagaactgaacagGGACTAAATGAAGGAGAAAAGACACTAATGTTCACTTTGGATTGGTCACGTTGGAATAGTGCgggtggatttttctttttgtttattacTTTTGTGGTTTGCACATTAGCTTCTGAGTGATTGACGAAGCCGTTAGCGGGACAGGACAGCGAGCTAGGGACCGATCATACGAGGCATCGTACGGGGCAGATTAACATGTCCATGGTTACTCAATATAGGTTTGTCAAACTGTTAAAATTCCTCTTGCTAAACACTGTTGCTTGCTACTAAGACGCTTGTTGTGTACGCAGCAGCTTCTTGTTGAAAACCTGCTACAACTGGGCTGTTTAACTGCTGCATGGTCTGGTCAGGCGTCTCCTTGATATCAATTAGGCTCAGTGTGCTCGCACAGCAGTGATGTCTCCACTTTCTATCAGGCTAAAGAGCCCCCTGAAGTTTCTCTGTAAAGTCTCCTTCAAATTACAGCTTCTCCACAGGCCACTGCTCCTTAGTCCTTGGCTTACAACTTGTGCATTTTGTGATCAagttgtgccttttttttttttctgctgtgtcctttcccctttttcatttttctcccaTTCTCCGTAGCATCTGACCTCTTCCCTCCACGttctttttcttcactcttTTGCCTCGTCAGCAGTAGACGCGTATAGCTGATAATGGGAATGCAAGGGGGCTGTAGGGGG
Coding sequences within:
- the myclb gene encoding protein L-Myc-1b, with the translated sequence MPGISSTAPRYENWDMDHLDHYQHYFYDDHHDPDEDFFKSTAPSEDIWKKFELVPTPPMSPIRAVEGSGRVGLLYPSLGDKLEWVSQFLGQEDEQQQQQQQQQQDLPCKLTTANESFGNLSSIIIQDCMWSGFSAGQQLERVVGERCTSCPGTGAAAKVAAGSAGPSPGRALSAPADASVLSGLAADCVDPAAVLTFPLTGGCKKQVSSGSESHTDSSDDDDDKDDDEEEIDVVTVEHKQQRKPRRLVNTRKPVTITVRADPLDPGMKRFHISIHQQQHNYAAPSPDTLPPPVEPPRKRVRQEAFTQAAQLHQNSHHYQPRPGHAPQNLDSRRSYSTVAGVRSESPNLSASSPTSSTSPSSPPSSSSSSSSSSSSSSHPQSSPSKANFLSHFSSPQSSDCEDTDKRKAHNFLERKRRNDLRSRFLSLRDEIPGLADCPKTPKVAILTRATEYLQQLHTNERQKAQERKQLKARQLQLLQRLAHLKRS